Proteins encoded by one window of Burkholderia plantarii:
- a CDS encoding LysR family transcriptional regulator, which translates to MQSPDLNLLFALDVLLEEGSVVGAARRMNLSAPAMSRTLARIRETVGDPVFVKVGRKMVPTPRALALRESVRGAVTSARQLLQPEKDVNLSTLERGFTLHANDVFVSAFGQSLLERVRGEAPHVLLRFSPESSSENSVLQDGAVDLYISAMRPMGEDVHVQPLFTTKFVGLAREAHPIFDAEITAERFARHDQISVSRRGRSSGPIDTALAALGLARRVSLVVPTFHSGVFMLGTSDLILPVPEHVAWAVQRMGIRARAFSLPLPLATVVMVQGWHPRFQSDGAHRWLRQVVREVCAAGAPAG; encoded by the coding sequence ATGCAATCACCCGACCTCAATCTCTTGTTCGCCCTCGACGTCCTGCTCGAAGAGGGCTCGGTGGTGGGCGCCGCGCGCCGCATGAACCTGAGCGCGCCCGCCATGAGCCGCACGCTGGCTCGGATTCGCGAGACCGTGGGCGACCCGGTGTTCGTGAAGGTCGGCCGCAAGATGGTGCCGACGCCGCGCGCGCTGGCGCTGCGCGAATCGGTGCGCGGCGCCGTGACGAGCGCGCGGCAGCTGCTGCAGCCCGAGAAGGACGTCAATCTCTCCACGCTCGAACGCGGCTTCACGCTGCACGCCAACGACGTGTTCGTCAGCGCGTTCGGGCAGAGCCTGCTGGAGCGCGTGCGCGGGGAGGCGCCGCACGTGCTGCTGCGCTTTTCGCCCGAGAGCAGCTCGGAGAACTCGGTGCTGCAGGACGGCGCCGTCGATCTCTACATCAGCGCGATGCGGCCGATGGGCGAGGACGTCCACGTCCAGCCGCTCTTCACCACCAAGTTCGTCGGCCTCGCGCGCGAGGCGCATCCGATCTTCGACGCCGAGATCACGGCCGAGCGATTCGCGCGCCACGACCAGATCAGCGTGTCGCGACGCGGCCGCTCGAGCGGGCCGATCGATACGGCGCTGGCCGCGCTGGGCCTGGCGCGGCGCGTCTCGCTGGTGGTGCCGACCTTCCATTCCGGGGTGTTCATGCTCGGTACCTCGGACCTGATCCTGCCGGTGCCGGAGCACGTGGCCTGGGCGGTGCAGCGGATGGGGATCCGCGCGCGCGCGTTCTCGCTGCCGCTGCCGCTCGCGACGGTGGTGATGGTGCAGGGCTGGCATCCGCGGTTCCAGAGCGACGGCGCGCACCGCTGGCTGCGCCAGGTGGTGCGCGAGGTCTGCGCCGCGGGCGCGCCGGCCGGCTGA
- a CDS encoding MFS transporter, with the protein MNDVAIGAGAAPAAGTPAAGTAAASPAPARAEPARAAAPAAFGARIITGLGGVLLAVVIAQLNDHVTETAMADIRGALGVSRDGAIWLSALYQAAQVCAMMFAPWCSGTFSLRRFTIGAVAVFALLGAVMPFAPDVGTLYVLRLVQGLAGGCLPPMLMTVALRFLPPGIKLYGLAAYALTATFAPNLGTPLAALWSEYVGWRWLFWQIAPLAAISIAMIAWGLPQDPLRLERLRSFDWRGVLLGAPAIAMLVIAFEQGTRLGWGDSGLIRALFGGGGVLLVLFLVNEWYHPLPFFKIQLLSRRNLTHSLITLGGVLLVLVAVPGVPAAYLAEVHGYRPLQLVPLALCVALPQLVALPLVAALCNIPRVDCRWVLGIGLAMIGLSCLVGADLTSEWVRENFYAVQLLQIFAQPMAVIPLLMLATNGMTPMEGPFASSWFNTVKGFSVVVGTGVTEGLTTMRERYHLNVLADQSGNHPLAGDLTRQAWGAASGLDPQALLALLSARMHEQALVLASADVLRVMAVLSFALIVLIPLVPTRIYPPRPVAQS; encoded by the coding sequence ATGAACGACGTCGCGATCGGCGCCGGAGCCGCGCCCGCTGCCGGTACGCCCGCCGCCGGCACGGCCGCCGCCAGCCCGGCGCCCGCGCGCGCGGAGCCGGCCAGGGCCGCCGCGCCGGCCGCCTTCGGCGCGCGCATCATCACCGGGCTCGGCGGCGTGCTGCTGGCGGTGGTGATCGCGCAGCTCAACGATCACGTCACCGAAACGGCGATGGCCGACATCCGCGGCGCGCTCGGCGTGAGCCGCGACGGGGCGATCTGGCTGTCCGCGCTCTATCAGGCCGCGCAGGTTTGCGCGATGATGTTCGCGCCTTGGTGCTCGGGCACGTTCTCGCTGCGCCGCTTCACGATCGGCGCGGTGGCGGTGTTCGCGCTGCTCGGCGCCGTGATGCCGTTCGCGCCCGACGTCGGCACGCTCTACGTCCTGCGCCTCGTGCAGGGCCTCGCGGGCGGCTGCCTGCCGCCGATGCTGATGACGGTGGCGCTGCGCTTCCTGCCGCCCGGCATCAAGCTCTACGGCCTCGCCGCCTACGCGCTCACCGCCACCTTCGCGCCGAATCTCGGCACGCCGCTCGCGGCGCTCTGGTCCGAATACGTCGGCTGGCGCTGGCTGTTCTGGCAGATCGCGCCGCTCGCGGCGATCTCGATCGCGATGATCGCCTGGGGGCTGCCGCAGGATCCGCTTCGCCTCGAACGGCTGCGCAGCTTCGACTGGCGCGGCGTGCTGCTCGGCGCGCCCGCCATCGCGATGCTGGTGATCGCGTTCGAGCAGGGCACGCGGCTCGGCTGGGGCGACTCCGGCCTGATCCGCGCGCTGTTCGGCGGCGGCGGCGTGCTGCTCGTGCTGTTCCTCGTCAACGAGTGGTATCACCCGCTGCCGTTCTTCAAGATCCAGCTGCTCTCGCGGCGCAACCTCACGCATTCGCTGATCACGCTCGGCGGCGTGCTGCTGGTGCTGGTCGCGGTGCCGGGCGTGCCGGCCGCCTATCTCGCCGAGGTCCACGGCTACCGGCCGCTGCAGCTGGTGCCGCTCGCACTTTGCGTGGCGCTGCCGCAGCTGGTGGCGCTGCCGCTCGTCGCGGCGCTCTGCAACATCCCGCGCGTGGATTGCCGCTGGGTGCTCGGCATCGGCCTCGCGATGATCGGGCTGTCGTGCCTGGTCGGCGCCGATCTGACCTCGGAGTGGGTGCGCGAGAACTTCTACGCGGTGCAGCTGCTGCAGATCTTCGCGCAGCCGATGGCGGTGATCCCGCTGCTGATGCTGGCCACCAACGGCATGACGCCGATGGAGGGGCCGTTCGCGTCGTCGTGGTTCAACACCGTCAAGGGCTTCTCGGTGGTGGTCGGCACCGGCGTGACCGAGGGGCTCACCACCATGCGCGAGCGCTATCACCTGAACGTGCTGGCCGACCAGTCGGGCAACCATCCGCTCGCCGGCGATCTCACGCGGCAGGCCTGGGGCGCCGCCAGCGGGCTCGATCCGCAGGCGCTGCTCGCGCTGCTGTCGGCGCGCATGCACGAGCAGGCGCTGGTGCTGGCCTCGGCCGACGTGCTGCGCGTGATGGCGGTGCTCTCGTTCGCGCTGATCGTGCTGATTCCGCTGGTTCCCACCCGTATCTACCCGCCGCGTCCCGTGGCTCAATCCTAG